The nucleotide sequence GCAACGAGAAGGATTTTTAACTTTTAGTCAAACGGGTGCTCTGTTGACTGAGGATCCATTAGAGCTTGTTTTAGAAAAGTTGTTTGAACAATACGTTGGCAGAAACTTTAACACGAAAGAACATCGTGAAACGCTTTTAGTAAGAAGCCTGAAGAAAAAGTTGGATAATATCAGTAAGTATCCGTTTACTAAGAGCAAACTTAACGCTAATTATGTTTCTTTTGAATTGCCATTGGTTGCTTCAGATACTTTTACAACAAAAGCTATCAAGCCTTTGAGTTTTTATCAGGATAAGCCTCTGAAATTGATAGACCATGGTGAATTTTGGATATCTAGAGTTAAGCATCTCTTAAACTCTAAAACGCTAACTGCGAGTAACTTCCTTTTTGCAATAGAACGTCCTGAATATAAAGATAAAAATCTCGAGGCAGCTTTTAATTCTTTGTCAAATGAAATGAAGTCTTTGGGGGTTAATGTTTATGATGTTAATGACTTACATAGTATCGAGAGTTTCGCAAGATTTGACTCTGAATGTGCAGAGAATTTCCAATTATCGCATTGATTGCTTTACCATTTTAAATGGTAAAGCTAATAAATTGTTTGATAATGATTTTAATATTTAGCGTATAAGTTATGTGTTGTTTTTTTGTTGTAGAATGACTTGAGTAACGCAAAAAGGATGCCTAGTGCATCCTTTTTGCATTACTGGGTCAAAATTCGGGAGTAGAGGCTTAACCCAATCTATCCATAACCGCTTGGGTGAAATCGGTAGTGCCGTGGGTGCCACCTAAGTCGCGGGTGGTTCTATCGCCGCTGGCAATCACTTCGGATACCGCTTTGCGGATTTGCTCTGCCTTATCGGCCATGCCTAAATATTCCAGCATCTGAATCGAGGCCAAAATCACTGAGGTTGGGTTGGCTAAATTCTTGCCAGCAATATCTGGGGCGCTGCCATGTACGGCTTCAAAAATGGCGGCATCTTTACCTATGTTAGCGCCAGGAGCCATGCCTAAACCGCCCACTAAGCCTGCGCACAGGTCGGATAAAATATCGCCAAACAAGTTGGTGGTGACTATTACGTCAAAAATTTCAGGGCTCATCACTAGCTTCATGCAAGTGGCATCGACAATCATTTCGTCAGTAATAATATCTGGGTAGCGCAAAGCCACTTCGCGGGCGACTTTCAAAAACAAGCCAGAAGTAGATTTCATGATATTGGCTTTGTGCACTATGGTGACTTTTTTGCGGTGCTCTTTGCGCGCCAGTTCATAGGCGAAGGTGGCAATTTGCTCGGCGCCTTGACGGGTAATCACGCTAGTAGCTTCGGCTGTGCTGCCGTCGGCCGAGATTTTTTGGCCTAAGCCTGAGTACATGCCTTCGGTGTTTTCACGTACTGTGATGATATCTATGTTGTCGTATCTAGCTTGGGTACCGGCAAATGACAATACTGGGCGGACGTTGGCGTACAAGCTAAATTTTTTGCGTAAAGTGACGTTGATTGAGGTAAAGCCTTCACCCACCGGGGTAGTCAGTGGGCCTTTGAGGGTAATACGGTTTTTTTCAATCAAATCTAAGGTGCGCTGTGGCAGTAATTCACCGTGTTTTTCTAAGGCAGCTAATCCAGCATCGGCGAATTCATATTCGAAGTTACAACCCGCTTTATCGAGAATTTTAATGGCGGCATCAATAATACTTGGACCTATGCCATCGCCTGGGATGACAGTAATGGTTCTTTTTGACATGAAACGTCCTTTTACTGTTAATTGTTACTGCTTGTGTTGAGTCATGTTTTTATATGACTTAAAGTTGGTGCGGTTGCTGCTATCTGCTTGCTATTTTAAACACTTTTATACATTTTTCACAGGATTTGCTGAGTTAAGTCACAGTATTTAGTGCGCCTAAGTGGTGTCAAACCATAGCAGACATGCTGATGTAAGGCCAAAGTGCTAAAAAATCTTTAGTCTAATAACAATAAAAGAGGCTCCCTTTGAAGTTATTACCCTTAACCTTAATCGCAAGCTTAGTCTTGGCTGGCATAGCGCCAGACTTGAGTATCGCTGCGACCGCGCGCACCCTTGAGTTAACCGATGTGATGCAGTTTAAATCGCTCGCTGCGCCGCAGTTATCAGCCAATGGTGAAGTGTTGGCGGTGGAAGTGAGTCCTGATCGCGGCGATAGCGAAGTACTCATTAAGCGCACAGATAATAGCGTTAGCTATCAAATTGCTAACGCGAGTAACCCGCAAATTAGCCGCGATGGTCGCTTTGTGGCAGTGAAATTACCCTTAAGCTTATTTGATCAAGAATCTAAAGATAAACAGACCCTCAAAAAGTTAACCGCGGGCATGGCGCTACTCGATACTCACACAGGCCACAGACAAACCTTTGCTGGGGTCGAATCCTTTGCCTTTAATCCAAGTGGCACAGTATTAGCGATTTGGTTTGAGGCACCTGAACCAGATAAAAAAGCCGTTAAGAACGAGTTAAGTGCTAACGCTAGCAAGCAAGAGGTTAAAGATGCTGACGGACATAAGCCAGCTAAAGATGATATCGGTCGGCCTTTGACCTTAGTGCTGCTGGATAGTGCGAAGCAAGTGCACTTTGATGCCGTAAGCCGCTACGCCTTTGCTAAACATAGCCCTAAGGTGCTACTGGCTGAGGTAAGCAAAGAGGGCAGCCATATCATGCTGGTGGATGGTATCAGTGGTGATAAATCATTTGTGTATGAGGCAGCTAGCGCAACTGGCAGTATCACTCCTATCGTTGGGGCGCTTGCTATTAGTGATGATGGCAAGCAGCAAGCCTTTACCTTGGGCGATAGCCGTTTGCATATTGATGCGCGTCACTATCAATTGTGGTTAACCCCGCATGAGCGCCTCATGCCGATAAAGACAGATGCTAATTGGCCACTTAATCGCTACGCTCAGCTGCGCTTTAATGAGGTGGGCGATTATTTATTCTTTGGCCGCGTGCCTGAAGTGAGTCGCATTTTGCCGCTCGCTAAAATTAGCCAGCAAGCTGAGCTGTTTAACATTGATAAAGTCACCGCCCAGCGTGAACTTAATGTATGGCATGGCGACGACCCGCGCATTAAGCCCCATGAAATTAAGCAATACAACAGCAAGCTTGAACATAACTATTGGGCGGCATTGAACACTAAGAGCCTAACCGTGCAGCAATTAGCCGATAGTGAAGTCGCGACTGTGCATTGGCCGCAGATGGGTAATCAAGTGCTGATGAGTAGTGATAAGCCCTATTTAACGATGATCACTTGGGCGGGGTTTTATCGTGATTATTATCTGTTTGATTTAACCACAGGTTCGCGCCGCTTAGTGCTAACTCAGCAAGACAGCGACCAAGCGCCAAGTCTGTCACCTAATGGCCGCTATCTAGTGTATTTTCATCAAGGCCAAGTCAAGCTTTACGATGTCGCGGCGCAGAAGCATTCAGTATTAACCGCAGCTATTAGCACGCCTTTTGCCGATGAAGATAATGATTACCCTAAGGCTGCCCCGGGTTATGGGGTCGGGCCTTGGCTTGATGATGACTCGGCCGTGCTTGTGTATGATAAATACGATGTTTGGCAGTTATCTAGCTTAGGGAAAGCGCCGCTTAAGCTCACCTCAGGACGTGAGGCGGCAGAACAATATCGAGTGCAAGCCTTGGTGGATGATGTCATAAGCGCTGATAGTAAGCGCCCCGCCACAGTGCGCGCTGGCGAGGCTGTGTTAGTGCATGCTTATAATGAGCGCACGAAAAGCGATAGCTTGCATCAGCTTAACGTTGGTATTCTCGGTACTAAAGCATTAGCAGGCAGTGCTCCTCAATCCGCCAAAGTAAAAATTAAGCTACTGGCGCGCGCAAGGGATGCTGATACGCTAGTCTTTAGCCAAGAACGCTTTGATTTATATCCAGATTTATATGTCAGCCCATTACTTAAGCCGCAGCAAGCTGTGCGCCTGACTGAGCTGGATAAGCAGCGCCAAGCCTTTGACTGGGGAGCGGCGCAATTAGTGCAATGGCAAGGGGCGGATGGTAAACCTCTTGATGGCGTGCTTATTACCCCAACCAACTATCAAGCGGGTAAACCTGTGCCTGTGTTAGTGTATTTTTATCGCTTTATGAGCGATAGATTGCACGCCTTTCCTGAGATGAAAATTAACCATCGCCCCAATTTTGCCTGGTATGCCGCTAACGGCTACGCCATATTTTTGCCCGATATTCGCTTTGAAATCGGCGCCCCTGGGCATTCATCCACTTTGGCCTTAACCTCGGGCGTACAAAAGCTGATTGATATGGGCATAGCCGATGCTAATGCTGTGGGGATCCATGGCCATTCATGGGGCGGGTATCAAACGGCGTTCGTGGTGACTCAAACCCCTATGTTTAAGGCGACGGTGAGCGGCGCACCTGTGAGTAATATGACCAGTGCCTATTCAGCCATTCGTCACGGCACTGGCCTTGCGCGTCAATTTCAATACGAAACTGGCCAAAGCCGCATAGGTGATAGCTTGTTTGAGTCGCCGCAAAAGTATATTGAAAACTCACCAGTATTTTATGCTGACCGCATCACCACCCCTATGATGATAATGTTTGGCGATAAAGATGATGCTGTGCCGTGGGAGCAAGGGGTTGAGATGTATTTAGCCATGCGCCGCGCTGGCAAAGAAGTGGTTATGCTGCAATATCAAGACGAGCCACATCATTTGAAAAAGTACCCAAATAAGCTCGATTACAGCATAAAAATGAAACAGTATTTTGACCATTACCTTAAAGGTAGCGCCGCGCCGCAGTGGTTATCTGCTGGTGAAGCCTATCAACCTAGGCCCAATGCTGAGGAATAGACCGTAGGTTTTGGTTGGTTCGGGGGCAAGCCTGATAATCAACCCAATAGAGAAATAAAGGCATAAAAAACCTATAAAAAAGAGTGGCTGTGTAGCCACTCTTTTTATTTTAATTTTTTACGTTTAGCGTCTAAAGCGTTAAGGCGCGTGATTACTTAGCCAATTTACTTTAATTGGCGAGTGCAAAGGGGCTATCAAGAAACGATTGGTAACTGTCATTGCCCCAAGCCGTGAGCTTGTTATCTAAAAATAGCAGCGGCGTACATTCATCACGGCTGGTTTTACCGTCCGATGACACATGCTGAGTGCGGTAGAACAATACAGTTAAGCTGCCATTAGTTACAGGCTTGGCCTCAGAGATGTCGGCAGGGCCGAGCAAAGTAATGATCTGCTGTTTCTCTTGGCCGAGTTCAAGTTTGGCTATGGTTTGCTGATTAAATAGTTGCCTATCATCCCAATCTAAATCTTGCGGCTGCGGCTCATACATAAACACCACCACAGCGACAAATACGACATAAGCTACAAAGAGGGTGGCAACCACCCAAGCGAGTTTGAATTTCATAATGATATCCTTAAACAATATGGTTTAAAGATAACGCGAGAATCACCCAGTCACAAAATGCAATTGTTACCTTTTGTTGCAACTAGTTAACAACTGCCGTTTGGATGGTTGTGAACAATACAGTGTTTAGCAGCGAAATTGATTAAGGCTGACCGCGAGCGGTAACTCTTGATTCAGTTTGGCGAGCTTATAGCTAAGCCTTGCTAGCTCTTTGCCAGCAATCAGTTTTTGCTGCAGTTTATCTGGCACTTCATCGATATGCTGATACAGATTCGCTAAGTGCTGATACTGCTTTAACAATTCTGCGGCGGTTTTACCGCCTATGCCTGTGATCCCAGGGATCTTATTGCCGCTATCACCCGCCAGCGCAAAAAAGTCGAGTAACTGATTAAGCTCTATGCCCAATTTGGCGCACAGCGCCGCGTGATCAAATGGCGCCTTAGAAAAGTAATCCCACTGGCGAATATGCGGATGCAGCAACTGACTAAAGCCTTTATCGGTGGAGACTATGATGGCATGGCCTTGATGGGCCGTAAGCTTGCACGCTAAGGTGGCGATGACATCATCGGCCTCACTTTCTGCCTGTAAGCCGTAAAATCCTTGCGCTGTGAGGGCCTGCTTTATTGCGGGCAAGACTTGCGCGAGATCTTCAGGCATAGGCTTACGCCCTTTTTTATAGTCTGGGTATAAATGTTTGCGCCAAGAAATAGCATCACCATCCCACACTATTACTAAGTGGCTAGGTTGATGCAAACGTTTAAGTTTTTCACAGGCATGTTCTAGGCGCAGTTGTAATTGAGCCCCATCAAGCGGGGCTCCCATGGTGGCATGTAATCGTCGGGTGAGATTCATGCCGTCTATGATTAATAAATTGTTCATTTCACTATTTTATAACAGGGCACATAGGCACTGCCGGGAAGCTTCATTCGTTGTTGACTGACAAAGGCTTGTAATAACTTATCCATGCGTTCCATTAATTGTGGATCGCCATGAATTTCAAAGGGTCCCTGCTGCTTTATGAGCGCTAAAGTATCGGCTTTCACATTGCCGGCCACAATAGCAGAAAAGGCGCGTCTTAGGTTAGCCGCTAACTTAGCTTTATCTTCACAATCAAGCTGTAATGCTAAATTAGCCACTACATCATGGGTTGGAATAAAAGGTAATTGAAATTCTGGTTCAATTTTAAGCGCCCATTGGTATTGATAAGCGTCTTTAGTTGCGCGTCGATAGGCTTTGATTTGATCCATGCTTTGCTTCATGTAAAAAGCCACAGCACTTGGATCATCAACAATGATTTGGTACTTAGCTTGTGCCTCTGACCCTAAAGTAGCGTGAATAAAGGCATCAATCTCTTCAAAATAGGCGCGGCTTTCTTTGGGCCCAGTTAATACCAAGGGGAAGGGGATATCTTCATTCTGCGGATTAAGTAAAATCCCCAGTAGATATAACAGCTCTTCAGCGGTACCGGCGCCCCCTGGGAAAATCACTATGCCATGACCAAGGCGCACAAAGGCTTCAAGGCGTTTTTCAATGTCTGGCAAAATCACCAGTTCATTAACTATTTGATTGGGCGGCTCGGCCGCTATGATGCTGGGTTCAGTTAGGCCAATATAACGGGCATTATGCAGGCGCTGCTTAGCGTGGCCTATGGCGGCGCCTTTCATGGGGCCTTCCATAGCGCCAGGACCACAACCAGTACAAATGTCGAGCTTTCTTAGTCCCATTTGATAGCCGACTTCGCGGGTATAGTTGTATTCAATCTCGTTGATACTATGACCGCCCCAGCACACTACTATGTTGGGGTCGCGATTGGTGGGCAGCACTTTAGCATTGCGCAAAATATCAAACACGACATCGGTAATATGGCTCGAATTACTGAGGTTAATATGATTAAGGCTGTCGTATTTATTGCTGACATAAAGTAAGTCGCGCAGTACAGAAAACAGGTGTTCTTGCAGACCTAAAATAATCTCACCATCCACAAAGGCTTGCTCGGGCGGATTGATTAATTCCAGTTGTAAACCGCGCTCACGGGTGAGGACGTTTACTTGGAAATCTCGGTATTTATCAAATAATACTGAGGCGTTGTCGGTATGCATACCTGAGGCGAGTACCGCTAACGAACAATTGCGGTACAGTTGGTAAAGATCGCTTTGAGAACTTTGTTTA is from Shewanella sp. SNU WT4 and encodes:
- the xni gene encoding flap endonuclease Xni — translated: MNNLLIIDGMNLTRRLHATMGAPLDGAQLQLRLEHACEKLKRLHQPSHLVIVWDGDAISWRKHLYPDYKKGRKPMPEDLAQVLPAIKQALTAQGFYGLQAESEADDVIATLACKLTAHQGHAIIVSTDKGFSQLLHPHIRQWDYFSKAPFDHAALCAKLGIELNQLLDFFALAGDSGNKIPGITGIGGKTAAELLKQYQHLANLYQHIDEVPDKLQQKLIAGKELARLSYKLAKLNQELPLAVSLNQFRC
- the ppnN gene encoding nucleotide 5'-monophosphate nucleosidase PpnN, with the protein product MIVRISPKGSMDQLSQLEVQRLKQSSQSDLYQLYRNCSLAVLASGMHTDNASVLFDKYRDFQVNVLTRERGLQLELINPPEQAFVDGEIILGLQEHLFSVLRDLLYVSNKYDSLNHINLSNSSHITDVVFDILRNAKVLPTNRDPNIVVCWGGHSINEIEYNYTREVGYQMGLRKLDICTGCGPGAMEGPMKGAAIGHAKQRLHNARYIGLTEPSIIAAEPPNQIVNELVILPDIEKRLEAFVRLGHGIVIFPGGAGTAEELLYLLGILLNPQNEDIPFPLVLTGPKESRAYFEEIDAFIHATLGSEAQAKYQIIVDDPSAVAFYMKQSMDQIKAYRRATKDAYQYQWALKIEPEFQLPFIPTHDVVANLALQLDCEDKAKLAANLRRAFSAIVAGNVKADTLALIKQQGPFEIHGDPQLMERMDKLLQAFVSQQRMKLPGSAYVPCYKIVK
- a CDS encoding isocitrate dehydrogenase, with protein sequence MSKRTITVIPGDGIGPSIIDAAIKILDKAGCNFEYEFADAGLAALEKHGELLPQRTLDLIEKNRITLKGPLTTPVGEGFTSINVTLRKKFSLYANVRPVLSFAGTQARYDNIDIITVRENTEGMYSGLGQKISADGSTAEATSVITRQGAEQIATFAYELARKEHRKKVTIVHKANIMKSTSGLFLKVAREVALRYPDIITDEMIVDATCMKLVMSPEIFDVIVTTNLFGDILSDLCAGLVGGLGMAPGANIGKDAAIFEAVHGSAPDIAGKNLANPTSVILASIQMLEYLGMADKAEQIRKAVSEVIASGDRTTRDLGGTHGTTDFTQAVMDRLG
- a CDS encoding prolyl oligopeptidase family serine peptidase, with translation MKLLPLTLIASLVLAGIAPDLSIAATARTLELTDVMQFKSLAAPQLSANGEVLAVEVSPDRGDSEVLIKRTDNSVSYQIANASNPQISRDGRFVAVKLPLSLFDQESKDKQTLKKLTAGMALLDTHTGHRQTFAGVESFAFNPSGTVLAIWFEAPEPDKKAVKNELSANASKQEVKDADGHKPAKDDIGRPLTLVLLDSAKQVHFDAVSRYAFAKHSPKVLLAEVSKEGSHIMLVDGISGDKSFVYEAASATGSITPIVGALAISDDGKQQAFTLGDSRLHIDARHYQLWLTPHERLMPIKTDANWPLNRYAQLRFNEVGDYLFFGRVPEVSRILPLAKISQQAELFNIDKVTAQRELNVWHGDDPRIKPHEIKQYNSKLEHNYWAALNTKSLTVQQLADSEVATVHWPQMGNQVLMSSDKPYLTMITWAGFYRDYYLFDLTTGSRRLVLTQQDSDQAPSLSPNGRYLVYFHQGQVKLYDVAAQKHSVLTAAISTPFADEDNDYPKAAPGYGVGPWLDDDSAVLVYDKYDVWQLSSLGKAPLKLTSGREAAEQYRVQALVDDVISADSKRPATVRAGEAVLVHAYNERTKSDSLHQLNVGILGTKALAGSAPQSAKVKIKLLARARDADTLVFSQERFDLYPDLYVSPLLKPQQAVRLTELDKQRQAFDWGAAQLVQWQGADGKPLDGVLITPTNYQAGKPVPVLVYFYRFMSDRLHAFPEMKINHRPNFAWYAANGYAIFLPDIRFEIGAPGHSSTLALTSGVQKLIDMGIADANAVGIHGHSWGGYQTAFVVTQTPMFKATVSGAPVSNMTSAYSAIRHGTGLARQFQYETGQSRIGDSLFESPQKYIENSPVFYADRITTPMMIMFGDKDDAVPWEQGVEMYLAMRRAGKEVVMLQYQDEPHHLKKYPNKLDYSIKMKQYFDHYLKGSAAPQWLSAGEAYQPRPNAEE
- a CDS encoding DUF3037 domain-containing protein; the encoded protein is MKNLVRYSVIRFMPFTETQEFANVGIIIHAPQTGSVLFKLANKRFSRVSQFFDDLDGQLYSNAIEMFFSELQRIKDFSKGMRGKELAGFIDEVTRQREGFLTFSQTGALLTEDPLELVLEKLFEQYVGRNFNTKEHRETLLVRSLKKKLDNISKYPFTKSKLNANYVSFELPLVASDTFTTKAIKPLSFYQDKPLKLIDHGEFWISRVKHLLNSKTLTASNFLFAIERPEYKDKNLEAAFNSLSNEMKSLGVNVYDVNDLHSIESFARFDSECAENFQLSH
- a CDS encoding DUF3192 domain-containing protein gives rise to the protein MKFKLAWVVATLFVAYVVFVAVVVFMYEPQPQDLDWDDRQLFNQQTIAKLELGQEKQQIITLLGPADISEAKPVTNGSLTVLFYRTQHVSSDGKTSRDECTPLLFLDNKLTAWGNDSYQSFLDSPFALAN